A portion of the Calothrix sp. 336/3 genome contains these proteins:
- the ilvB gene encoding biosynthetic-type acetolactate synthase large subunit, translating into MTVPSRSPISSPQTKNQAQSNASLPAVVQPTRATGGFALLDSLQRHGVEVIFGYPGGAILPIYDDLYKVEANGGIKHILVRHEQGAAHAADGYARATGKVGVCFGTSGPGATNLVTGIATAYMDSVPMVIVTGQVPRKMIGTDAFQETDIYGITLPIVKHSYVVREPKDMARIVAEAFHVASTGRPGPVLIDIPKDVAFEEFDYVPIEPGQVKMPGYRPTVKGNPRQIVAAIQLIRESRRPLLYVGGGAIASSAHNEIQALAELFQIPVTTTLMGIGAFDEHHPLSLGMLGMHGTAYANFAVTDCDLLICVGARFDDRVTGKLDEFASRAQVIHIDIDPAEVGKNRVPEVPIVGDVRTVLKDILRRCREGHIQGTPNQTQEWLNLINRWKEEYPLFVPLHPDSISPQEAITAVSKQAPNAFYTTDVGQHQMWAAQFLKNGPRRWISSAGLGTMGFGVPAAMGAKVAFPDEEVICISGDASFQMCLQELGTLSQYGINVKTVIVNNGWQGMVRQWQQAFHGERYSSSNMEVGMPDIELLAQAYGIKGIVVHKREELAEAIAAMLAYPGPVILDIHVTRDENCYPMVAPGKNNSQMVGLPKQLPKVAIEPIYCGNCGAKNEPGNNFCPECGTKL; encoded by the coding sequence TTGACTGTGCCATCGCGTTCGCCCATTAGTTCCCCCCAAACCAAAAACCAAGCCCAATCTAATGCATCTCTACCCGCAGTCGTTCAGCCCACAAGGGCGACTGGAGGTTTTGCTCTACTAGATAGTCTCCAGCGCCACGGAGTCGAGGTGATTTTCGGTTATCCCGGCGGAGCCATTCTGCCTATTTATGATGACTTGTACAAAGTAGAAGCCAATGGTGGCATTAAGCACATACTGGTGAGACACGAGCAAGGTGCAGCCCATGCCGCCGATGGGTATGCCCGCGCTACGGGGAAAGTGGGTGTGTGTTTTGGCACTTCTGGTCCAGGAGCAACCAACCTGGTGACAGGTATCGCAACAGCATACATGGATTCTGTACCCATGGTGATTGTAACTGGGCAAGTACCTCGGAAAATGATTGGTACAGATGCTTTCCAGGAAACTGATATTTACGGTATTACTTTACCCATTGTGAAGCATTCCTATGTCGTCCGTGAGCCCAAGGACATGGCAAGGATTGTGGCGGAAGCTTTCCATGTTGCTAGTACTGGTCGTCCTGGTCCTGTGTTAATTGATATTCCCAAGGACGTAGCCTTTGAAGAGTTTGATTATGTCCCTATAGAACCGGGACAGGTAAAAATGCCAGGATATCGTCCCACCGTCAAAGGTAATCCTCGGCAAATCGTGGCGGCGATTCAGTTGATTCGTGAAAGCCGTCGTCCTTTGTTATATGTTGGTGGAGGGGCGATCGCCTCTAGCGCCCACAACGAAATTCAAGCATTGGCGGAGTTATTCCAAATACCCGTAACTACTACCCTGATGGGGATTGGAGCCTTTGACGAGCATCATCCCCTATCCCTGGGAATGTTAGGAATGCACGGTACAGCCTACGCTAACTTTGCCGTCACTGACTGTGATTTATTAATCTGCGTTGGTGCAAGATTCGATGACCGGGTGACAGGAAAACTGGATGAGTTCGCTTCCCGCGCCCAGGTAATTCATATTGATATTGACCCGGCGGAAGTTGGTAAAAATCGTGTCCCCGAAGTCCCCATTGTGGGTGATGTGCGTACTGTCCTCAAAGATATTTTACGGCGATGTCGGGAAGGACATATCCAAGGAACTCCCAATCAAACCCAGGAATGGTTAAATCTAATTAACCGTTGGAAAGAAGAATATCCCCTGTTTGTACCCCTTCATCCTGATAGTATTTCTCCCCAGGAAGCTATCACCGCAGTCAGTAAGCAAGCACCAAACGCTTTCTATACCACCGATGTGGGACAACACCAAATGTGGGCGGCGCAGTTCTTGAAAAATGGACCTCGACGCTGGATTTCCAGTGCTGGTTTAGGAACTATGGGCTTTGGTGTTCCTGCTGCCATGGGAGCAAAGGTAGCTTTTCCTGATGAAGAGGTGATTTGTATCAGTGGTGATGCCAGTTTCCAAATGTGCTTACAGGAATTGGGAACTCTTTCACAGTATGGGATAAATGTCAAGACTGTGATTGTGAATAACGGTTGGCAGGGAATGGTACGTCAATGGCAGCAAGCATTCCACGGTGAGCGTTATTCTTCCTCGAATATGGAAGTGGGGATGCCTGATATTGAGTTACTTGCTCAAGCTTATGGCATCAAGGGCATAGTAGTTCACAAACGGGAAGAACTAGCAGAGGCGATCGCCGCCATGCTTGCTTATCCCGGTCCGGTAATTCTGGATATTCACGTCACCAGAGACGAAAACTGTTATCCCATGGTTGCACCGGGCAAAAATAATTCTCAAATGGTAGGTTTACCCAAACAACTACCAAAGGTTGCCATTGAACCGATTTATTGCGGTAACTGTGGAGCTAAAAATGAGCCAGGTAATAACTTCTGTCCGGAATGTGGCACTAAGCTGTAA
- a CDS encoding class I SAM-dependent methyltransferase gives MQNPKSIKVPKATRYQNAAIDYYMGLTNSSFLHYGYWEELPAPGEELTISSLRLAQEAYSIKLMGFIPEGVTTVLDVGCGIGGNAKYLSEGLPLGDRHQEDGSAKRHFLVEGLAPDSLQETRFIENTQGKVPFYLSRFEDFPPTKSYDLILFSESSQYISADDLAQGASRLVTSGGYVLLADMMRLDGEYKEGIFSNCQVKAELKTALEKAGFQLIKSEDISQSVAPTIDLCINNFQTFGLTTGKYVADVLQIAVPPLHTLLNWAFKRWLEKPIVEGLAARKIFENHLCYEIQLWQLANK, from the coding sequence ATGCAAAACCCCAAGTCAATTAAGGTTCCGAAAGCGACTCGCTACCAAAATGCAGCGATCGATTATTACATGGGACTCACAAATTCCTCTTTCCTGCATTACGGGTATTGGGAAGAACTACCTGCTCCTGGAGAAGAATTAACGATTAGTAGCTTACGGTTAGCTCAGGAAGCCTATTCTATCAAGCTGATGGGTTTTATCCCAGAGGGGGTAACAACGGTATTAGATGTTGGTTGTGGTATAGGTGGTAATGCTAAATACTTGTCTGAGGGATTACCCTTAGGCGATCGCCATCAGGAAGATGGTTCTGCAAAACGCCATTTTCTGGTGGAGGGATTAGCACCGGATAGCCTGCAAGAGACAAGATTTATTGAGAATACCCAAGGGAAAGTACCTTTTTACTTAAGCCGATTTGAAGATTTTCCCCCAACTAAATCCTACGATTTAATTTTGTTTAGCGAAAGTAGTCAATATATTTCTGCCGATGATTTAGCCCAAGGAGCTTCTCGTTTGGTAACTAGTGGTGGTTACGTTCTCTTAGCAGATATGATGCGTTTAGACGGAGAATATAAAGAGGGTATTTTTTCTAATTGCCAGGTAAAAGCAGAGCTAAAAACAGCTTTAGAAAAAGCGGGATTTCAATTAATAAAATCTGAAGATATTTCTCAGTCAGTTGCACCAACTATTGATTTATGTATCAATAATTTTCAGACTTTTGGGCTAACTACAGGTAAATATGTGGCGGATGTTTTACAAATTGCCGTTCCTCCCTTACATACTCTCTTAAATTGGGCATTTAAACGTTGGTTAGAAAAACCCATTGTTGAGGGCTTAGCAGCCAGGAAAATTTTTGAAAATCATCTTTGCTATGAAATTCAACTGTGGCAATTAGCAAATAAATAG
- a CDS encoding ubiquinol-cytochrome c reductase iron-sulfur subunit, with translation MNRRSFISLFLFGLLLKCSPALATVKHKTKSRHKTKSRLKSRQHKSKSAQWISVGTVAELDKTGQIYKEKTHLGAILVIGTSKSKKLIAVNPTCTHLGCKVDWEIADKIFLCPCHASEFTTDGKVKNGPATKPLATYKTKIERNQVMVKRN, from the coding sequence ATGAATCGTCGCAGTTTTATTAGTCTGTTCTTATTCGGCTTATTATTAAAATGCTCCCCTGCCTTGGCTACTGTCAAGCACAAAACTAAATCTCGGCATAAAACTAAATCTCGACTCAAAAGCAGACAACATAAGTCTAAATCTGCACAATGGATTTCTGTAGGAACTGTCGCAGAATTAGATAAAACTGGTCAGATATACAAAGAAAAAACACATCTCGGTGCAATTTTAGTGATTGGAACATCGAAATCCAAAAAATTGATTGCAGTTAATCCAACCTGTACCCATCTCGGATGTAAAGTTGACTGGGAAATTGCAGATAAAATCTTTCTCTGTCCCTGTCATGCTTCTGAATTTACCACAGACGGTAAAGTAAAAAATGGTCCAGCAACAAAACCACTAGCAACTTATAAAACAAAAATAGAACGTAATCAAGTCATGGTGAAGCGAAATTAA
- a CDS encoding chromate transporter gives MTQNTEDNHLTTETVGFAELNPRQQRQRLQELALVFLKLGAIAFGGPAAHIAMMDDEVVTRRQWLSHQKLLDLLGITNLIPGPNSTELAIHIGYERGGWKGLVIAGFCFIFPAMVIVWTLAAIYTHYQTIPQVEWLLYGVKPVIIAIVIQALWNLGKKAIKDMWTAIATVAVMVAFFLRIDELLLLLLAGLGVMLIKNIGKSKNTNVSAWLMPVFFAQVGSSTAVIASVTWLQVFWFFLKIGSVLYGSGYVLLAFLQRELVETNHWLTSQQLLDAIAIGQITPGPVFTTATFVGYLLAGNPGAIAGTVGIFLPAFVLVWVINPWVTKLRQSPWVSSFLDGVNAASLGLMAVVTYTLARTAIIDWLTVVLTVISAIAIFRFRVNSAWLVLAGGIVGFLGRSLL, from the coding sequence ATGACCCAAAATACAGAAGATAACCATTTGACTACAGAGACAGTTGGTTTTGCAGAATTAAATCCCCGACAGCAAAGACAACGACTGCAAGAATTGGCACTTGTATTTTTAAAATTGGGGGCGATCGCCTTCGGTGGTCCAGCCGCTCATATTGCGATGATGGATGATGAGGTGGTAACTCGTCGGCAATGGCTAAGTCATCAAAAGCTATTAGATTTATTGGGTATAACAAATTTAATCCCTGGTCCCAATTCTACGGAGTTAGCTATTCATATTGGTTATGAAAGGGGGGGATGGAAAGGACTAGTTATTGCTGGTTTTTGTTTTATTTTCCCAGCGATGGTGATTGTCTGGACTCTAGCAGCAATTTACACTCACTACCAAACAATTCCCCAGGTGGAGTGGTTGTTGTATGGTGTCAAACCCGTCATTATTGCCATTGTCATCCAAGCTTTGTGGAATCTTGGCAAAAAAGCGATTAAGGATATGTGGACAGCGATCGCCACTGTTGCGGTGATGGTTGCTTTTTTTCTCCGCATAGATGAACTTTTGTTGTTGCTCCTCGCTGGTTTAGGGGTGATGTTAATTAAGAACATTGGCAAGAGTAAAAATACTAATGTTTCTGCTTGGTTAATGCCTGTATTTTTCGCGCAGGTGGGAAGCTCTACAGCTGTAATTGCCTCTGTGACATGGCTGCAAGTCTTTTGGTTTTTCTTGAAAATTGGCTCTGTTCTTTACGGTAGTGGCTACGTCTTGTTAGCTTTTTTACAGCGAGAACTGGTAGAAACGAACCACTGGCTAACCTCTCAACAACTTTTAGACGCGATCGCCATTGGTCAAATTACACCGGGTCCCGTGTTTACTACGGCTACCTTTGTGGGTTACTTGCTGGCGGGAAATCCTGGGGCGATCGCCGGAACAGTTGGTATATTTTTACCTGCCTTTGTCCTCGTATGGGTAATTAATCCCTGGGTGACAAAATTGCGACAATCACCTTGGGTCAGTAGCTTTCTGGATGGAGTAAATGCGGCTTCCCTGGGACTAATGGCTGTAGTTACTTATACTTTGGCGCGCACAGCGATAATTGATTGGCTAACAGTGGTGTTAACAGTAATCAGCGCGATCGCCATTTTCCGTTTCCGAGTGAATTCTGCTTGGTTAGTTTTGGCAGGGGGAATAGTTGGTTTCCTGGGGCGATCGCTTCTGTAA
- a CDS encoding family 10 glycosylhydrolase, which produces MVTTSVTFSDIQSHWARRFIEILTQRRVFNGYPNGTFRPDNSVTRAEFAAIITSVFSTTAKREVIKFTDVPDSHWAAKAIEKASVSGFLSGYADRTFRPNERIARVDILVSLVNGLEIASKIQPDLLTVLPQIFQDGNAIPSYARSAVAIATKAEIIVNYPNLKILNPNLAATRGDLAAMIYQGLVFQNKVEKIASNYIVTPPANLNNPLQTVKVSHTREFRGAWVTTVWNSDFPSKPGLSTEEQKAELINILNQLQSLNFNALILQVRPEGDALYASTLEPWSAWLTGTQGQAPTPFYDPLEFAIAECRKRNMECHAWFNPYRAKTTTKQGRNVRPHIAITNPECVYQWGNQLWMDPGAKIVQDRAYNVIMDVVRRYNIDGIHLDDYFYPYPIQGQSFPDNQTYATYRSSGGTLNLGDWRRENVNQMVQRLWQGIKGLKPHVKFGISPFGIYRPGQPAGITGLDAYDVLYADAKKWLEQGWVDYIAPQLYWRTDQAKQSYPALLKWWTEINSRKRHVYAGNNISQLDGKAWKDEEISKQVKISRNLANNLSLGNIFFSIGSIMENRQGINQTFQESLYPRPALVPTMSWRDNTLPAAPKSLQVANRRLSWQPGDNQEIRSWTVYQQQGETWTLQRILSPGTTFATVQPGTYAVCAVNKYTQESMGAVIRVS; this is translated from the coding sequence ATGGTGACGACTTCTGTTACTTTCTCGGATATTCAAAGCCATTGGGCACGTAGATTTATTGAAATTCTTACCCAGCGTCGGGTTTTTAACGGCTATCCTAACGGTACCTTTCGCCCCGACAACTCCGTTACACGGGCAGAGTTTGCCGCAATTATTACTAGTGTGTTTTCCACTACTGCCAAGAGAGAAGTCATAAAATTTACTGATGTTCCTGATAGTCATTGGGCTGCAAAGGCAATTGAAAAAGCCTCTGTCAGTGGTTTTCTTTCCGGTTATGCTGATAGAACGTTTCGCCCCAATGAAAGAATTGCCAGGGTAGATATCTTGGTTTCCTTGGTGAATGGTTTAGAGATTGCCAGCAAAATTCAGCCAGATTTACTGACTGTCTTACCGCAAATTTTCCAAGATGGGAATGCAATTCCTAGTTATGCCAGAAGTGCGGTAGCGATCGCCACGAAAGCAGAAATTATTGTTAATTATCCTAATCTCAAAATTCTTAATCCTAATTTGGCTGCAACCCGTGGGGATTTAGCGGCAATGATTTACCAAGGGTTAGTATTCCAAAACAAAGTTGAGAAAATCGCCTCTAACTATATTGTCACTCCTCCTGCTAACCTCAATAACCCACTACAAACAGTGAAAGTCAGTCATACCAGAGAATTTCGGGGTGCTTGGGTGACGACTGTGTGGAATAGTGATTTTCCCTCAAAACCGGGATTATCTACCGAGGAGCAAAAAGCCGAACTCATTAATATTCTCAATCAACTGCAAAGTTTAAATTTTAATGCCCTGATATTGCAAGTTCGTCCAGAAGGAGATGCTTTATACGCTTCCACCTTGGAACCCTGGAGTGCATGGCTAACTGGAACCCAAGGACAAGCACCTACTCCATTCTATGACCCTTTGGAGTTTGCGATCGCCGAATGCCGTAAACGCAATATGGAATGTCACGCTTGGTTTAATCCCTACCGTGCAAAAACCACCACCAAGCAAGGGAGAAATGTTCGCCCCCACATCGCTATCACGAACCCCGAATGTGTCTATCAATGGGGGAATCAATTATGGATGGATCCGGGAGCCAAGATAGTTCAAGACCGGGCATATAATGTGATTATGGATGTTGTCCGCCGCTACAATATTGACGGTATCCATTTAGACGATTATTTTTATCCCTATCCTATCCAAGGACAATCCTTTCCTGATAATCAAACCTATGCTACCTATCGCAGTAGTGGCGGGACTTTGAACCTTGGGGACTGGCGTAGGGAAAACGTCAATCAAATGGTACAACGCCTCTGGCAGGGTATTAAAGGACTCAAGCCCCATGTTAAATTTGGTATTAGTCCCTTCGGTATTTACAGACCTGGACAACCCGCAGGAATTACCGGACTAGATGCCTACGATGTCCTGTATGCTGATGCTAAGAAATGGTTAGAACAAGGTTGGGTTGATTATATCGCTCCCCAACTTTACTGGCGCACTGACCAAGCAAAACAGAGTTACCCTGCCCTGTTAAAATGGTGGACTGAGATTAATTCCCGAAAACGCCACGTCTACGCAGGTAATAACATTTCCCAACTGGATGGAAAAGCTTGGAAAGACGAAGAGATTAGCAAACAAGTAAAAATTAGTCGCAACCTTGCCAATAATTTATCCCTGGGGAATATTTTCTTTAGTATTGGTTCGATTATGGAAAATCGTCAAGGAATTAATCAAACCTTCCAAGAATCACTCTACCCTAGACCTGCCCTAGTTCCTACCATGTCTTGGCGTGATAATACCCTACCTGCTGCACCCAAATCTTTGCAAGTAGCGAATCGTCGATTATCTTGGCAACCAGGAGACAATCAGGAAATTCGTTCTTGGACAGTTTACCAACAACAGGGAGAGACTTGGACATTACAACGCATTCTTTCCCCTGGTACAACCTTTGCTACCGTGCAACCAGGAACCTATGCTGTCTGTGCAGTGAATAAATATACCCAGGAAAGTATGGGTGCAGTCATTCGCGTTAGCTGA
- the leuA gene encoding 2-isopropylmalate synthase has product MLNHPQTKYQPFAPINLPQRTWIDKVITHPPIWLSTDLRDGNQALMEPMSAQRKLEFFQLLVNIGFKEIEVAFPAASQTDFDFVRHLIEADLIPDDVTIQVLTQGRADLIRRTFAAMQGVKRGIIHVYNATSPVFRQHVFGLDRLGTINLAVSAAKLIKELAEEQPQTQWQFQYSPETFTATELDFAKDICDQVLEVWQPTPENPAIINLPATVEVSTPNIFADQVEWMHRNLARRDSLILSVHTHNDRGCAIAAAEFAQMAGADRVEGCLFGNGERTGNVDLVTLALNLYTQGIHPGLDFSQINDVARIVKECTQLPIHPRHPYVGDLVFTAFSGSHQDAIKKGFAVQQDDAIWQVPYLPLDPADIGRSYASVVRVNSQSGKGGISFLLERDYNLILPRRLQIEFSQIVQKSMDNHGQEMTSTDIWQLFSQEYLQVSTPIKYISHTLRDNDEQGVEISTQLQFEQGIKIISGQGNGPIDAFVNALDLDIQVYHYEEKSRTFGSKSEAICCVEIGSKSRDGSCHGVGIHPNIITASLLAIISAVNRMVAGDIAICNQTAYLA; this is encoded by the coding sequence GTGTTAAATCATCCACAAACAAAATATCAGCCTTTTGCACCGATTAATTTACCCCAACGTACCTGGATAGACAAGGTAATTACCCATCCTCCTATTTGGTTGAGTACGGATTTACGAGATGGCAATCAAGCGTTGATGGAACCGATGAGCGCTCAACGCAAGTTAGAATTTTTTCAGTTATTAGTAAATATTGGTTTTAAAGAGATTGAAGTTGCTTTTCCTGCTGCTTCTCAAACGGATTTTGATTTTGTAAGACATTTGATAGAAGCAGATTTAATTCCCGATGATGTCACCATTCAAGTTTTAACCCAAGGGAGAGCAGATTTAATTCGTCGTACCTTTGCTGCAATGCAGGGTGTGAAACGGGGAATTATTCATGTTTATAATGCGACTTCTCCAGTGTTTCGTCAGCATGTTTTTGGTTTGGATCGTCTGGGTACAATCAATTTAGCTGTGAGTGCGGCAAAATTAATTAAAGAATTAGCAGAGGAACAACCACAAACCCAGTGGCAATTTCAATATTCCCCAGAAACTTTTACTGCGACGGAATTAGATTTTGCGAAGGATATCTGCGATCAGGTGTTAGAAGTTTGGCAACCGACACCGGAAAATCCAGCGATTATTAACTTACCAGCGACGGTAGAAGTCTCAACACCCAATATTTTCGCCGATCAGGTGGAGTGGATGCACCGTAACTTGGCTCGACGTGATAGTTTAATTTTGAGCGTACATACCCACAATGATCGAGGATGCGCGATCGCGGCTGCGGAATTTGCCCAAATGGCAGGAGCAGACAGGGTTGAGGGTTGTTTGTTTGGGAATGGAGAGCGGACTGGTAATGTAGATTTAGTCACCCTGGCGTTAAATTTATATACTCAGGGTATCCATCCCGGTTTGGACTTTTCCCAAATTAACGATGTCGCCAGAATTGTCAAAGAATGTACCCAATTACCCATCCATCCTCGTCATCCCTACGTCGGTGATTTGGTGTTTACAGCTTTTTCTGGTTCACATCAAGATGCGATAAAAAAGGGTTTTGCAGTACAACAAGATGATGCAATTTGGCAAGTTCCCTATTTACCTTTAGATCCCGCAGATATTGGACGTAGTTATGCTTCTGTGGTGCGAGTCAATAGCCAGTCTGGGAAGGGGGGAATTTCCTTTTTGTTGGAGCGTGACTATAATTTGATTTTACCGCGCAGGTTACAAATTGAATTTAGTCAAATTGTGCAAAAATCCATGGATAATCATGGTCAGGAAATGACATCTACAGATATTTGGCAGTTATTTTCCCAGGAATATTTACAAGTTTCTACACCCATAAAATACATATCTCATACTTTGAGAGACAATGATGAGCAGGGAGTAGAAATATCAACTCAATTACAATTTGAACAAGGTATCAAGATAATTTCAGGGCAAGGTAATGGACCTATTGATGCTTTTGTCAATGCCTTAGACTTGGATATACAAGTTTATCATTATGAGGAGAAATCTCGCACTTTTGGCAGTAAATCGGAAGCTATCTGTTGCGTAGAAATTGGCAGTAAGTCAAGAGATGGTTCCTGTCATGGTGTGGGTATCCATCCTAATATCATTACCGCATCCTTACTGGCAATTATCAGTGCAGTAAATCGGATGGTTGCAGGCGATATCGCCATCTGTAATCAGACAGCATACCTTGCCTAA
- a CDS encoding VWA domain-containing protein, producing MMSDRDYTLILDKSGSMSTPDQVGGRSRWDIAQESTIALARKCEQFDPDGITVYVFSGRFKRYDDVTSSKVAQIFLENDPAGTTNLAGVLQDATNNYFQRKAAGKTKPNGETILVITDGEPDDRKAVFEVIISATRQMDRDEELAISLIQVGSDAQATKFLKALDDQMQSVGAKFDICDTITLDDMEDMSLADILMNAITD from the coding sequence ATGATGAGCGATCGCGATTACACCCTAATCCTAGATAAAAGTGGTAGCATGTCTACTCCTGATCAAGTCGGAGGTAGAAGTCGTTGGGATATTGCCCAAGAATCCACCATTGCTCTAGCACGGAAATGTGAGCAATTTGACCCTGATGGGATTACTGTTTACGTATTTTCAGGTAGATTCAAACGTTATGATGATGTGACATCGTCAAAAGTTGCCCAAATTTTTCTCGAAAATGATCCCGCAGGAACCACTAACCTTGCAGGAGTATTACAAGATGCCACAAATAACTATTTTCAACGCAAAGCAGCAGGTAAAACAAAACCTAACGGGGAGACAATATTAGTTATTACCGATGGTGAACCCGATGACCGGAAAGCAGTCTTTGAAGTTATCATCAGTGCTACCCGACAAATGGATCGAGATGAAGAATTAGCAATTTCCTTAATTCAAGTAGGAAGTGATGCTCAAGCCACAAAGTTTCTCAAAGCATTAGATGACCAAATGCAAAGTGTAGGAGCCAAATTTGATATCTGCGATACTATCACCTTGGATGATATGGAAGATATGAGTCTGGCAGATATTCTGATGAATGCAATTACTGATTAA
- a CDS encoding VWA domain-containing protein, translated as MLDNRDYTLIIDKSGSMATPDQKGGRSRWVAAQESTFALANKCEQLDPDGITIYLFSGRFKRYENVTSSRVAQIFQENDPSGTTDLAAVLQHATDNYFQRKASGQTKVNGETILVITDGEPDDRKAVMKVIIETSRRMDRDEELAISFIQVGNDAHASRFLKVLDDELQSAGAKFDICDTITMEDMEDMSLSEVLLNAIND; from the coding sequence ATGTTAGATAACCGTGATTACACTCTGATCATTGATAAAAGTGGTAGCATGGCAACACCAGACCAAAAAGGTGGTCGCAGTCGATGGGTTGCAGCCCAAGAATCAACTTTTGCTTTAGCAAATAAATGTGAACAACTAGACCCAGATGGTATTACTATTTATTTGTTTTCTGGAAGATTCAAACGTTATGAAAACGTTACTTCTAGTCGTGTTGCCCAAATTTTTCAGGAAAATGACCCCTCTGGAACTACAGATTTAGCTGCTGTTTTACAACACGCAACAGATAACTATTTTCAACGTAAAGCATCTGGGCAAACTAAAGTAAATGGTGAGACAATATTAGTGATCACTGATGGTGAACCCGATGATAGAAAAGCAGTGATGAAAGTAATTATTGAAACATCTCGTCGGATGGATAGGGATGAGGAGTTAGCTATATCTTTCATTCAAGTTGGTAACGATGCTCACGCTAGTCGTTTTCTCAAGGTATTAGATGACGAATTGCAAAGTGCAGGAGCAAAGTTTGATATTTGTGACACAATTACAATGGAAGATATGGAAGATATGAGTCTTTCAGAAGTATTGTTAAATGCCATTAACGATTGA
- a CDS encoding salt stress protein, Slr1339 family, whose product MSDIDKILGELKAEYVEGKVPQKKPLPRHPQPPTPTTIPIQISPIPEIFQEPITNSPSLIDNILADVKADFQSLDQAEELKRQEELEQERIQQEKIKQGKIQALRKQAEDWLDKLDALSPEGLWFESFSQGYASKIEAAIEYLQINEG is encoded by the coding sequence ATGAGTGATATTGACAAGATTTTAGGAGAATTAAAAGCCGAATATGTGGAAGGGAAAGTACCGCAGAAGAAACCTTTACCCCGTCACCCCCAACCTCCTACACCTACAACTATCCCAATCCAAATATCTCCTATCCCCGAAATTTTTCAGGAACCTATTACTAATTCTCCTTCGTTAATTGATAATATTCTCGCTGATGTGAAAGCTGATTTTCAAAGCTTAGATCAGGCAGAAGAATTAAAAAGACAGGAAGAATTAGAACAGGAGAGAATTCAGCAAGAGAAAATTAAGCAAGGAAAAATCCAAGCTTTACGAAAACAAGCTGAGGATTGGCTAGATAAGTTAGATGCTTTGTCTCCAGAAGGGTTGTGGTTTGAAAGTTTTTCCCAGGGTTATGCTTCTAAGATAGAGGCAGCAATTGAGTATTTACAAATAAATGAAGGTTAA
- a CDS encoding helix-turn-helix domain-containing protein, producing MNAEIQNHTKATCEVETTLKIIGGRWKVLIIRELIDGIKRFGELQRALEGITQKMLTQQLRELEEDGIVHRQVYAQIPPKVEYSLTPLGESLKPILYAMHEWAVKNNISS from the coding sequence ATGAATGCCGAAATCCAAAATCACACTAAAGCAACTTGCGAAGTTGAAACCACCCTTAAAATTATTGGCGGACGTTGGAAAGTTTTAATTATCCGGGAATTAATTGATGGTATCAAACGTTTTGGTGAATTACAGCGTGCATTAGAGGGTATTACTCAGAAAATGCTCACACAACAGCTGAGAGAATTAGAAGAAGATGGCATCGTTCATCGTCAAGTATATGCCCAAATCCCTCCTAAAGTAGAATATTCTCTCACACCTCTAGGAGAAAGTCTCAAACCTATTCTCTATGCCATGCATGAATGGGCAGTTAAAAATAATATTTCTTCCTAG